The following proteins come from a genomic window of Streptomyces liliiviolaceus:
- the cysD gene encoding sulfate adenylyltransferase subunit CysD encodes MSPSTTAAWAPVRPYALSHLDALESEAVHIFREVAGEFERPVVLFSGGKDSIVMLHLALKAFAPAAVPFSLLHVDTGHNFPEVLEYRDRVVAAHGLRLHVASVQEYIDSGVLRERPDGTRNPLQTLPLTEKIQAERFDAVFGGGRRDEEKARAKERVFSLRDEFSQWDPRRQRPELWNLYNGRHAPGEHVRVFPLSNWTELDVWQYIAREGIELPEIYFAHERNVFQRAGMWLTAGDWGGPKDGETVETRLVRYRTVGDMSCTGAVDSDATTLEAVITEIAASRLTERGATRADDKMSEAAMEDRKREGYF; translated from the coding sequence GTGAGTCCCTCGACGACGGCTGCCTGGGCGCCCGTACGCCCCTACGCGCTCTCGCATCTGGACGCGCTGGAGTCCGAGGCGGTGCACATCTTCCGTGAGGTGGCGGGCGAGTTCGAGCGGCCGGTGGTGCTGTTCTCCGGCGGCAAGGACTCCATCGTCATGCTGCACCTGGCGCTGAAGGCGTTCGCGCCCGCCGCGGTGCCCTTCTCGCTCCTCCATGTGGACACAGGACACAACTTTCCGGAAGTCCTTGAGTACCGGGACCGTGTGGTGGCCGCACATGGGCTGCGGCTCCATGTGGCCTCCGTACAGGAGTACATCGACAGCGGTGTGTTGAGAGAACGCCCGGACGGGACCCGTAACCCGCTCCAGACCCTGCCGCTGACCGAGAAGATCCAGGCAGAACGCTTCGACGCCGTGTTCGGGGGCGGACGCCGGGACGAGGAGAAGGCCCGCGCCAAGGAACGCGTCTTCTCCCTGCGCGACGAGTTCTCCCAGTGGGACCCCCGCCGCCAGCGCCCCGAACTGTGGAACCTCTACAACGGCCGCCACGCCCCCGGCGAACACGTCCGCGTCTTCCCGCTGTCCAACTGGACCGAGCTCGACGTGTGGCAGTACATCGCCCGCGAGGGCATCGAACTGCCCGAGATCTACTTCGCGCACGAACGGAACGTCTTCCAGCGCGCCGGCATGTGGCTCACCGCCGGCGACTGGGGCGGCCCCAAGGACGGCGAGACCGTCGAGACACGCCTCGTGCGCTACCGCACGGTCGGCGACATGTCCTGCACCGGCGCCGTCGACTCCGACGCCACCACGCTGGAAGCCGTGATCACCGAGATCGCCGCCTCCCGGCTCACCGAGCGGGGCGCCACCCGCGCCGACGACAAGATGTCCGAGGCCGCGATGGAAGACCGCAAGCGCGAAGGGTACTTCTAG
- the cysC gene encoding adenylyl-sulfate kinase, whose product MTTTARGRQKPPTAQGATVWLTGLPSAGKTTIARFLAGRLRAEGHRVEVLDGDEIRRFLSAGLGFSREDRNTNVQRIGLVAEVLARNGVLAVVPVIAPYADSREAVRKRHEASGTPYIEVHVATPVEVCSERDVKGLYARQAAGRLTGLTGVDDPYEPPLDPALALDTRSQTPEQSADAVHAVLAARGLV is encoded by the coding sequence ATGACCACCACGGCAAGGGGCCGCCAGAAGCCCCCTACCGCTCAGGGAGCCACGGTCTGGCTCACCGGGCTGCCGAGCGCGGGCAAGACGACGATCGCCCGCTTCCTCGCCGGCCGGCTGCGCGCCGAGGGTCATCGCGTGGAGGTCCTCGACGGTGACGAGATCCGCCGCTTCCTCTCCGCGGGGCTCGGCTTCTCCCGCGAGGACCGCAACACCAACGTGCAGCGCATCGGCCTGGTCGCCGAGGTGCTGGCCCGCAACGGCGTCCTCGCCGTCGTCCCCGTCATCGCCCCGTACGCCGACAGCCGCGAGGCGGTGCGCAAGCGCCACGAGGCGAGCGGGACGCCCTACATCGAGGTGCATGTCGCCACACCGGTCGAGGTGTGCAGCGAACGGGACGTGAAGGGCCTGTACGCGCGTCAGGCGGCCGGCCGCCTGACCGGGCTCACCGGCGTGGACGACCCGTACGAGCCCCCGCTCGACCCGGCGCTCGCACTGGACACGCGGTCGCAGACACCCGAGCAGTCGGCGGACGCGGTGCACGCGGTGCTGGCGGCGAGGGGGTTGGTGTGA
- a CDS encoding glycosyltransferase family 4 protein, with amino-acid sequence MTDHQPTAPRGDTTGRPKVRYLLLHAYGRGGTIRTVMNQANSLVQAGWEVELVSALRRRDDIQFPLDPRVRVSTVVDLRESAHSPGRGVGGRWRDWRRGRLTERPARHIPPGEFGYRYFNRYVEQRLIAYLSSLRDGILVTTRPALNFLAAEHATGGVVRVAQEHMNHGTHKRDVQLRIRETYSRFDAVAVLTERDREEYEHLLPGTRVVRIPNAVHSLDQVPSDQRSKIAVAAGRLFPQKGFDLLIPAWARLVEAYPDWQLRIYGSGEKKAELRALIEEHHLYNHVLLMGHTDRLDDELAKAAFYVLSSRFEGLPMVMIEAMSHSLPVVAFDCPTGPSDVLTHGVDGLLVPPEDPDALAASMAKLMGDRALRADMGVAAVLTAASYGPDAVHPRWEALFSELDLPEQRHRSADAAKGHHA; translated from the coding sequence ATGACGGACCATCAGCCGACCGCACCTCGGGGGGACACGACCGGACGGCCGAAGGTCCGCTATCTCCTGCTGCACGCCTACGGCCGCGGCGGCACCATCCGTACGGTGATGAACCAGGCCAACTCCCTGGTGCAGGCGGGCTGGGAGGTCGAGCTGGTGAGCGCGCTGCGCCGCCGGGACGACATCCAGTTCCCGCTCGACCCGCGCGTGCGCGTCAGCACGGTCGTCGACCTGCGCGAGAGCGCCCACTCCCCCGGCCGGGGTGTGGGCGGACGCTGGCGGGACTGGCGGCGCGGGCGGCTGACCGAGCGGCCCGCGCGGCACATCCCGCCGGGCGAGTTCGGCTACCGGTACTTCAACCGGTACGTGGAGCAGCGGCTGATCGCGTACCTCTCCTCGCTGCGCGACGGCATCCTCGTGACCACCCGGCCCGCGCTCAACTTCCTCGCCGCGGAGCACGCGACGGGCGGTGTGGTGCGGGTGGCGCAGGAACACATGAACCACGGCACGCACAAGCGCGATGTGCAGCTACGCATCCGGGAGACCTACTCGCGCTTCGACGCGGTCGCCGTCCTGACGGAACGGGACCGCGAGGAGTACGAGCACCTGCTGCCCGGCACCCGGGTGGTGCGCATCCCCAACGCCGTGCACTCCCTCGACCAGGTTCCCTCGGACCAGCGGTCGAAGATCGCGGTGGCGGCCGGCCGGCTGTTCCCGCAGAAGGGCTTCGACCTGCTGATACCGGCGTGGGCGCGGCTCGTCGAGGCGTACCCCGACTGGCAGTTGAGGATCTACGGCAGCGGTGAGAAGAAGGCCGAGCTGCGGGCGCTCATCGAGGAGCACCACCTCTACAACCATGTGCTGCTGATGGGCCACACGGACCGGCTGGACGACGAACTCGCCAAGGCCGCCTTCTACGTGCTCAGTTCACGCTTCGAGGGACTGCCGATGGTGATGATCGAGGCGATGAGCCACTCGCTGCCGGTGGTGGCCTTCGACTGTCCGACCGGACCCTCGGACGTCCTCACCCACGGCGTCGACGGTCTGCTGGTACCGCCCGAGGACCCCGACGCGCTCGCCGCGTCCATGGCCAAGCTGATGGGCGACCGGGCGCTGCGCGCCGACATGGGCGTCGCGGCCGTGCTGACGGCGGCGTCGTACGGCCCGGACGCGGTGCACCCGCGCTGGGAGGCCCTCTTCAGCGAACTCGACCTTCCCGAACAACGGCACCGCAGCGCGGACGCCGCGAAAGGACACCACGCATGA
- a CDS encoding sulfate adenylyltransferase subunit 1 — MTSTTTVDTLRFATAGSVDDGKSTLVGRLLHDSKSVLTDQLEAVEHASRNRGQDTPDLALLTDGLRAEREQGITIDVAYRYFATAKRRFILADTPGHVQYTRNMVTGASTAELTIVLVDARNGVVEQTRRHAAIAALLRVPHIVLAVNKMDLVGYEAKEFDRIVEDFAGHAAELDLPGFTPIPVSALAGDNVVDRSAHMDWYEGPALLEHLESVPVGADPMGAPARFPVQYVIRHGEARHYAGQLASGSLRVGDRVTVHPSGGTSTIEGIDVLGEETREAYAPQSLALRLTDHLDVSRGDMITSGAAAPALTRDVRAAVCHLAERPLRVGDRVLVRHTTRTVKAVVKNLAAQEGGLHANDLGRITLRTAEPLALDDYADSRRTGAFILIDPVDGATLTAGMVDLSEATATI; from the coding sequence ATGACCAGCACCACCACGGTCGACACCCTGCGTTTCGCGACCGCGGGTTCCGTCGACGACGGCAAGTCCACCCTCGTGGGCCGCCTCCTCCACGACTCCAAGTCGGTCCTCACCGACCAGCTCGAAGCCGTCGAACACGCCTCCCGCAACCGCGGCCAGGACACCCCCGACCTCGCCCTGCTCACCGACGGCCTGCGCGCCGAACGCGAACAGGGCATCACCATCGACGTCGCCTACCGCTACTTCGCCACCGCCAAAAGACGGTTCATCCTCGCCGACACCCCCGGCCATGTGCAGTACACCCGCAACATGGTCACCGGAGCGTCCACCGCCGAACTGACGATCGTCCTCGTCGACGCGCGCAACGGCGTCGTCGAGCAGACCCGCCGCCACGCGGCCATCGCCGCCCTGCTGCGCGTCCCGCACATCGTGCTCGCCGTCAACAAGATGGACCTCGTCGGGTACGAGGCGAAGGAGTTCGACCGGATCGTCGAGGACTTCGCGGGCCACGCCGCCGAGCTGGACCTGCCGGGCTTCACCCCGATCCCCGTATCGGCGCTGGCAGGCGACAACGTGGTGGACCGTTCCGCGCACATGGACTGGTACGAGGGCCCCGCGCTGCTGGAGCACCTGGAATCCGTCCCGGTCGGCGCCGACCCGATGGGCGCGCCCGCCCGGTTCCCCGTCCAGTACGTGATCCGGCACGGCGAGGCCCGTCACTACGCGGGCCAGCTGGCCTCCGGCTCGCTGCGCGTCGGCGACCGCGTGACCGTCCACCCCTCCGGCGGGACGTCCACGATCGAGGGCATCGACGTACTCGGCGAGGAGACGCGGGAGGCGTACGCGCCGCAGTCACTGGCCCTGCGCCTCACCGACCACCTCGACGTCTCCCGCGGCGACATGATCACCAGCGGGGCGGCGGCGCCCGCGCTCACCCGGGACGTCCGGGCCGCCGTCTGCCATCTGGCCGAGCGTCCGCTGCGGGTCGGCGACCGGGTGCTGGTCAGACACACGACCCGCACGGTGAAGGCCGTCGTGAAGAACCTGGCCGCGCAAGAGGGCGGGCTGCACGCGAACGACCTGGGCCGGATCACCCTGCGCACCGCCGAGCCGCTCGCGCTCGACGACTACGCCGACAGCCGCCGTACCGGCGCGTTCATCCTGATCGACCCGGTGGACGGGGCGACGCTGACGGCGGGCATGGTCGATCTGAGCGAGGCGACCGCCACGATCTGA